Part of the Streptomyces sp. RFCAC02 genome is shown below.
ACGCCCCAGGCGTCGATGCCCGCCGCGTCGCACAGGGCCAGGGCGCGGCGTATGTGGAAGTCCTGCGAGACGAGGAGCGCGCGCTCGACGCCGAAGACCGTGCGGGCGCGGGCGCAGGAGTCCCAGGTGCTGTAGCCGGCGCCGTCGGTGACGACCCGGTCGGCGGGGATGCCGTGCTCGGCGGTGAGGTAGGCGCGCATGGCGCCCGGTTCGTCGTACGAGGGGCCGCTGTCGTCGCCCGAGACCAGCAGGACGCGGACCCGGCCCGCGTCGTACAGCGCGGCGGCGACGTCGAGACGGTCCGCGAGCCACGCGGTCGGGGTGCCGTCGGGGCGCAGCCCGGCGCCGAACACGATGCCGACGGGCGCGGTGGGCGCCGACTCCACCGTGCGCACGCGGTCACCGGTGCTGACGTACACCCAGGCGCTCGGCAGCGTCAGCAGCGCGAGGACGGCCACGGCCGTCCGGAGGGCCAGCCGCCTGCCGCGGACGGTGCGCGGCAGGCGCGGGCGTAACCGGTGCGGGACGGTGCGCTGCCGGGCGGGGCGCAGGTCGGTTTCCGCTGATGCCTTCACGCCCGGTATCACGTACCGGTCGGTGGACAAGTTCCCCGCGATCACCCGTACGGGCGTAGGGTCCCGGGGTGATCAGTGGGCTGACCGGTGCCGAGTGGACGGTGCTCGTGGTCGCCGCCCTGCTGGTCGGGTTCGCGAAGACCTCGATCGGCGGGGTCGCGGCGATCAGCGTCGCGCTGTTCGCGGCCGTCCTGCCCGCGCGCGAGTCGAGCGGCGCGCTGCTGCCCCTGCTGATCTGCGGCGACCTGATGGCCGTCGGCGCCTACCGCCGGCACGTGAACTGGCCCGAACTGCTGCGCCTCCTCCCGTCCGTCGTCGTCGGCGTCCTCGTCGGCACGGCGTTCGTCGCGTGGGTGGACGACACCGTGATGCGGCGGACCATCGGCGGGACGCTGCTCGCCGTCGTCGCCGTGCACCTGTGGCAGCGGCGGCGCCCGCAGACGGGGGCCGGACCGGTGCGGGCCGCCGTGTTCGGGCTGCTGGCGGGCTTCACGACGATGGTGGCGAACGCCGGGGGCGCCGTCATGTCGCTGTACCTGCTGTCGGCGGGCTTCCGGAAGATGGCGTTCCTCGGCACGGCGGCGTGGTTCTTCTTCATCGTGAACCTGTTCAAGGTGCCGTTCAGCGCCGGCCTCGGCCTCATCGACGGCGACTCGCTCGGCCTGAACGCGGCGCTCGCCGGTGTCGTCGTCGCCGGCGGCCTGCTGGGGCGGCTCGTGATCCGGCACGTGGACGAGGCGCGGTTCGAGAAGCTCGTCCTCGCGTTCACCGTCGTCTCCG
Proteins encoded:
- a CDS encoding ElyC/SanA/YdcF family protein, which gives rise to MKASAETDLRPARQRTVPHRLRPRLPRTVRGRRLALRTAVAVLALLTLPSAWVYVSTGDRVRTVESAPTAPVGIVFGAGLRPDGTPTAWLADRLDVAAALYDAGRVRVLLVSGDDSGPSYDEPGAMRAYLTAEHGIPADRVVTDGAGYSTWDSCARARTVFGVERALLVSQDFHIRRALALCDAAGIDAWGVGAGDHASLLWYFSGLREMAGAVTAARDALTTPAPRVPGPPDDAVDDALAAAG
- a CDS encoding sulfite exporter TauE/SafE family protein, whose translation is MSGLTGAEWTVLVVAALLVGFAKTSIGGVAAISVALFAAVLPARESSGALLPLLICGDLMAVGAYRRHVNWPELLRLLPSVVVGVLVGTAFVAWVDDTVMRRTIGGTLLAVVAVHLWQRRRPQTGAGPVRAAVFGLLAGFTTMVANAGGAVMSLYLLSAGFRKMAFLGTAAWFFFIVNLFKVPFSAGLGLIDGDSLGLNAALAGVVVAGGLLGRLVIRHVDEARFEKLVLAFTVVSALNLLR